The following proteins are co-located in the Billgrantia tianxiuensis genome:
- a CDS encoding lipocalin-like domain-containing protein, which yields MRRIAILAALLAALWLAGCGEESPPTETAGFAGLGQEAGDFVQAHEDIRLSFPEDHAAHPDYRIEWWYLTANLEDERGEPLGLQWTLFRQALTEPREPLDERPEPSPWAADQLWMAHMAVSRGETHRVAERFARSHSGQDDGQAGAVAEPFRAWIDHWQLATRVDTSDEPGGTFTELTLTAHQDDAHGGFGYDLTLVAEGPLVLHGVGGFSQKSADGQGSMYYSQPFWRVEGEVTLDGETRAVSGRGWLDREWSSQLLGPEQQGWDWFSLHLESGHKLMAFQLRGGGADGGDYRSGTWIDPEGEPTALAPDEIGMTPLATQRVAGREVPTRWRLEIPRAGLDMIVEAPHAERWMDTSVAYWEGEVIARDAESGDNLGIGYLEMTGY from the coding sequence ATGAGGCGTATCGCCATCTTGGCCGCGCTGCTGGCGGCGCTCTGGCTGGCGGGCTGCGGCGAAGAATCGCCACCCACCGAGACCGCCGGCTTCGCCGGGCTGGGCCAGGAGGCTGGCGACTTCGTCCAGGCCCACGAGGACATCCGCCTGAGTTTCCCCGAGGACCACGCCGCCCACCCGGACTACCGCATCGAGTGGTGGTACCTCACCGCCAATCTCGAGGACGAACGCGGCGAGCCGCTGGGCCTGCAGTGGACTCTGTTCCGCCAGGCGCTGACTGAACCAAGAGAGCCACTGGACGAACGCCCCGAACCCTCCCCTTGGGCCGCCGATCAGCTGTGGATGGCGCACATGGCGGTCTCCCGCGGCGAGACCCACCGCGTGGCGGAGCGCTTCGCCCGCAGCCATTCCGGGCAGGACGACGGCCAGGCGGGCGCGGTGGCCGAGCCCTTCCGCGCCTGGATCGATCACTGGCAGCTGGCCACTCGCGTCGATACCTCAGACGAGCCGGGCGGCACCTTCACCGAGCTCACGCTGACGGCTCACCAGGATGACGCGCACGGCGGCTTCGGCTATGACCTGACCCTTGTCGCCGAGGGGCCGCTGGTGCTGCACGGCGTGGGGGGCTTCAGCCAGAAATCCGCTGACGGTCAAGGTTCCATGTACTACAGCCAGCCGTTCTGGCGCGTGGAAGGCGAGGTCACCCTGGACGGCGAAACCCGCGCGGTGAGCGGGCGCGGCTGGCTCGACCGCGAGTGGAGCAGCCAACTGCTGGGCCCCGAGCAGCAGGGCTGGGACTGGTTCTCGCTGCACCTGGAGAGCGGCCACAAGCTGATGGCCTTCCAACTGCGCGGTGGCGGCGCCGACGGCGGCGACTACCGTTCGGGCACCTGGATCGACCCCGAGGGCGAGCCCACCGCGCTGGCCCCGGACGAGATCGGCATGACGCCGCTGGCCACCCAGCGCGTGGCAGGGCGCGAGGTGCCGACCCGCTGGCGCCTGGAGATTCCCCGCGCCGGGCTCGATATGATCGTCGAGGCGCCTCACGCCGAGCGCTGGATGGACACCAGCGTGGCCTACTGGGAGGGAGAGGTGATCGCCCGCGACGCCGAGAGCGGCGACAATCTGGGCATCGGCTATCTGGAAATGACCGGCTATTGA
- a CDS encoding ABC transporter permease — protein MLTAFATLLSHYKRHPGQLAMLLLGLWVASALWSGVQAINASARDSYARAEALFTTGLDRLERRDGEPLTRDDYLRLRRAGLPVSPLLEGSIEAPDGTQLTVIGIEPFTLPGDNAFAAASSQGELTDFLTPPWQTRVAPDTLPALGVSHREAPGAAPRLAEARLPPLILAPRLPPDTLVMDIAAAATLLDSGERITRLVTAPDALEQAPAGLVLTRAATLVSPGQLTESFHLNLTAMALLALVVGLFIVQAALGLALEQRLGLLRTLRALGVSGRGLVGLLALELLLLGVVGALAGIVSGVWLARALQPDVAATLGSLYGADVAVTLNLPWHYWFGGLAVTLGGLLLAGSGVLWRAARLSVLGLGQAQAWRSGFQRQLKLMSAAGGAVALGGLALWLWLAWQPPSEGLLAGFGLVAALLLASALWLPPLIALLLAGLGRLLRRRPLAQWALADLQLQLPRLALAMMALLIALSANLGVSSMVGGFRLTFLDWLDQRLVADFYLRPPVEQHDDIHAWLAKHSEVEELLPTRRSEGTLIAVERDADTRELALPVGVYGITPGAALLPSWPLLATRAGRDEAWQAFAAGEAAFVNEQLAIAEGVAPGDRIGLTAPGGEAVLPVAAVYPDYGNTRGEVLLATPELARRFAAPPGSIGIVLAPGGDGAALRTGLRQHFAIGGDELVDQREVKRIATGIFERTFTITRALSALTLGVAALALLASLLAQARERRLQLAPLWALGVPRQRLVTVQLAQLGGASFVVGALALPLGMLLALGLVAVINVAAFGWRLPLYVFPGEMALTLATAVGVALAAAALPATKLWRTPPRALLAEEAT, from the coding sequence ATGCTGACCGCCTTCGCCACCCTGCTCTCCCACTACAAGCGTCACCCCGGCCAGCTCGCCATGCTGCTGCTGGGGCTGTGGGTGGCCAGCGCGCTGTGGAGCGGCGTGCAGGCGATCAACGCCTCGGCCCGCGACAGCTACGCCCGCGCCGAGGCGCTGTTCACTACCGGACTCGACCGCCTGGAGCGCCGCGACGGCGAGCCGCTGACCCGCGACGACTACCTGCGCCTGCGCCGCGCCGGCCTGCCCGTCTCGCCGCTGCTGGAAGGCAGCATCGAAGCCCCCGACGGCACCCAACTGACGGTGATCGGCATCGAGCCCTTCACCCTGCCCGGCGACAACGCCTTTGCCGCCGCCTCGAGCCAGGGCGAGCTGACCGATTTTCTCACCCCGCCATGGCAGACCCGCGTCGCCCCGGACACGTTGCCGGCGCTGGGAGTGAGCCACCGCGAGGCCCCCGGCGCCGCGCCGCGCCTGGCCGAGGCCCGGCTGCCGCCGCTGATCCTGGCCCCCAGGCTGCCTCCCGACACCCTGGTGATGGACATCGCCGCCGCCGCGACGCTGCTCGACAGCGGCGAGCGCATCACCCGCCTGGTCACCGCCCCCGACGCGCTCGAACAGGCCCCGGCAGGACTGGTACTGACCCGGGCGGCCACGCTGGTCTCGCCCGGCCAGTTGACCGAGAGCTTCCATCTCAACCTCACCGCCATGGCGCTGCTGGCGCTGGTCGTGGGGCTGTTCATCGTACAGGCGGCGCTGGGCTTGGCCCTGGAACAGCGCCTGGGGCTCTTGCGTACGCTACGCGCCCTGGGTGTGTCGGGGCGCGGGCTGGTCGGGCTGCTCGCCCTGGAGCTGTTGCTGCTGGGTGTCGTCGGTGCCCTGGCCGGCATCGTCAGCGGCGTGTGGCTGGCCCGGGCGCTGCAGCCCGATGTGGCGGCCACCCTGGGCAGCCTCTACGGCGCCGACGTGGCGGTCACCCTCAACCTGCCCTGGCACTACTGGTTCGGTGGTCTCGCCGTGACCCTGGGCGGACTACTGCTGGCCGGCAGCGGCGTGCTGTGGCGAGCGGCCCGCTTGAGCGTGCTGGGGCTGGGCCAGGCCCAGGCCTGGCGCAGCGGCTTTCAGCGTCAGCTCAAGCTGATGAGCGCGGCGGGCGGCGCCGTGGCCCTCGGCGGTCTGGCCCTGTGGCTGTGGCTCGCCTGGCAGCCGCCGAGCGAGGGACTGCTGGCCGGCTTCGGTCTGGTCGCCGCGCTGCTGCTGGCCAGCGCGCTGTGGCTGCCGCCGCTTATCGCCCTGCTGCTGGCCGGGCTCGGCCGCCTGCTGCGCCGCCGCCCCTTGGCCCAGTGGGCGCTGGCCGACCTGCAGCTGCAACTGCCGCGACTGGCCCTGGCGATGATGGCGCTGCTGATCGCGCTCTCCGCCAACCTGGGCGTGAGCAGCATGGTCGGCGGCTTTCGCCTGACCTTCCTCGACTGGCTCGACCAGCGCCTGGTGGCGGACTTCTACCTGCGCCCGCCCGTCGAGCAGCACGACGACATCCACGCCTGGCTGGCCAAGCACAGTGAGGTCGAAGAGCTGCTGCCCACCCGCCGCAGCGAGGGTACCTTGATTGCCGTGGAGCGCGACGCTGACACGCGCGAACTGGCCCTGCCGGTGGGCGTCTACGGCATCACCCCCGGCGCGGCGCTGTTGCCGAGCTGGCCGCTGCTGGCGACCCGGGCCGGCCGCGACGAAGCCTGGCAGGCCTTCGCCGCGGGCGAGGCGGCCTTCGTCAACGAGCAGCTCGCCATCGCCGAGGGGGTCGCCCCGGGCGACCGCATCGGCCTGACGGCGCCGGGTGGGGAAGCGGTTCTGCCGGTCGCCGCCGTCTACCCCGACTACGGCAACACCCGCGGCGAAGTGCTGCTGGCCACGCCGGAGCTCGCCCGCCGCTTCGCCGCCCCGCCGGGCTCCATCGGCATCGTGCTGGCGCCGGGCGGCGACGGGGCCGCGCTGAGAACGGGCTTGCGCCAGCACTTCGCTATCGGCGGCGACGAGTTGGTGGATCAGCGCGAGGTGAAGCGTATCGCCACCGGCATCTTCGAGCGTACCTTCACCATCACCCGGGCACTCTCTGCGCTGACCCTGGGGGTGGCCGCCCTGGCGCTGCTGGCGAGCCTGCTGGCCCAGGCCCGGGAGCGCCGCCTTCAGCTGGCGCCGCTGTGGGCACTGGGGGTGCCGCGCCAGCGGCTGGTGACGGTGCAGCTGGCCCAGCTCGGCGGCGCGTCCTTCGTGGTCGGCGCCCTGGCGCTGCCGCTGGGCATGCTGTTGGCGCTGGGGCTGGTGGCGGTGATCAATGTGGCGGCCTTCGGCTGGCGCCTGCCGCTGTACGTCTTCCCCGGTGAGATGGCCCTCACGCTGGCCACCGCGGTAGGCGTGGCGCTGGCTGCCGCCGCGCTGCCGGCAACGAAACTGTGGCGCACGCCGCCCCGCGCCCTGCTGGCGGAGGAGGCCACATGA
- a CDS encoding LysR family transcriptional regulator — MNLLDAMTAFVRVAELGSYTRAAETLDLSRTRISRLIMELESHLGVRLLQRTTRRLHLTEAGESYLASAQGILQALDEAEAELGAGSTEVCGRLRVNGPMSFGMRFLSPLITRFMVEHPALEVRLDLNDRRVDLLEEGYDLAIRIGSLPDSTLVARRLARCRMIACASPEYLARYGEPRSLAELTEHRCLRYRTTGGSEWQFGGQRLTVHGPLESNNGDVLTHAAEAGLGIAHQPSFLITESICQGRLVPLLQNEEPITLGIYGVYPARRHLPAKVERLLDYLAEAWGDPPEWEREMGLSPIAQ; from the coding sequence ATGAACCTGCTGGATGCCATGACCGCCTTCGTGCGGGTCGCCGAACTCGGCAGCTACACCCGGGCGGCGGAAACGCTGGACCTGTCGCGTACGCGCATCTCGCGTCTGATCATGGAGCTCGAGAGCCACCTGGGGGTGCGCCTGTTGCAGCGAACCACCCGGCGCCTGCACCTCACCGAGGCCGGCGAGAGCTACCTGGCCAGCGCCCAGGGCATCCTGCAAGCGCTGGATGAGGCCGAGGCCGAGCTGGGCGCCGGCAGCACCGAGGTGTGCGGACGGCTGCGGGTCAACGGCCCGATGTCCTTCGGCATGCGCTTTCTCTCGCCGCTGATCACGCGCTTCATGGTCGAGCATCCTGCGCTGGAGGTACGCCTCGACCTCAACGACCGCCGGGTGGATCTGCTGGAAGAGGGCTACGACCTGGCCATCCGCATCGGCAGCCTGCCCGACTCCACTCTGGTGGCACGGCGGCTGGCGCGCTGCCGCATGATAGCGTGCGCCTCGCCCGAGTACCTGGCCCGCTACGGCGAGCCGCGCAGCCTGGCGGAGCTGACCGAGCACCGCTGCCTGCGCTATCGCACCACCGGCGGCAGCGAGTGGCAGTTCGGCGGGCAGCGCCTCACGGTTCACGGGCCGCTGGAGAGCAACAACGGCGATGTGCTGACCCATGCCGCCGAAGCCGGGCTGGGCATCGCCCATCAGCCGAGCTTTCTGATCACCGAGAGCATTTGCCAGGGGCGCCTGGTACCGCTGCTGCAAAACGAGGAGCCGATCACCCTGGGGATCTACGGCGTCTACCCGGCGCGACGCCACCTGCCGGCCAAGGTCGAGCGGCTGCTCGACTATCTCGCCGAGGCCTGGGGCGATCCCCCCGAGTGGGAGCGCGAGATGGGATTGTCGCCCATTGCGCAATAA